Proteins found in one Ptychodera flava strain L36383 chromosome 3, AS_Pfla_20210202, whole genome shotgun sequence genomic segment:
- the LOC139128031 gene encoding piggyBac transposable element-derived protein 4-like yields MDPGRANAEVMRIFMEDDDEEEFLGFPDVETASDIDVGEIDAALRQVLEFEDGELQPEAPDNLREIPWSADLENFDLPNFVVAESGPNHRLGVGAQPLDYFFLLIPPSFLQLVVDETNRYATQSQRINGADPYWYETKVDEMRAFIAVNILMGIHTLPDVNDYWSTDDRLQVPGIAKVLPKNRYKKLSQYFHINNNELDLPAGDPNRDRMFKVRPLLDLVHFSFAASYVPFRELSIDEAMVKFKGHSYMIQYMPAKPVKWGFKVWMLACPRTGYCLSLDPYTGKKGGQTRVSRRPPECEVAGQRKRSPAVWQTGGNIMARQAHSQHLVNIIAARNNNNQTESGDVSCPKSVIDYNKFMGGVDLSDQLATYYPLGGKHYKYWKYLFWFIINRAICNAWIMYKIANTPPPRHRYRQKDFRLDLSTQLVAGFTARKRPGPPAAPVLLPSSLAAENLPCHECVRIDTARGKKTCVLCSKLGKKTASGRGVQTSWMSLPTSIDEKKCQEKVVDSPSAIYH; encoded by the exons ATGGATCCTGGTCGGGCAAATGCCGAAGTCATGAGAATTTTCATGGAAGACGACGATGAGGAGGAATTTTTAGGCTTCCCAGACGTAGAAACGGCGAGTGACATCGACGTAGGAGAAATTGATGCGGCACTACGGCAAGTACTGGAGTTTGAGGACGGCGAGCTACAACCGGAAGCGCCTGATAACTTGCGTGAGATTCCTTGGTCGGCCGATCTTGAAAATTTCGATCTTCCGAATTTTGTGGTCGCTGAATCTGGTCCAAATCATCGTTTAGGTGTCGGAGCTCAGCCGttagattatttttttctgttaattcCGCCTTCTTTTCTTCAACTGGTTGTCGATGAGACCAACCGCTACGCAACTCAGAGTCAACGCATCAATGGCGCCGACCCGTACTGGTATGAGACGAAGGTAGATGAAATGCGGGCTTTCATCGCCGTGAATATTTTGATGGGAATCCACACCCTCCCAGACGTAAACGACTACTGGTCAACTGATGACAGATTGCAAGTACCGGGGATCGCAAAAGTACTGCCGAAGAACCGGTACAAGAAGCTGTCGCAGTattttcacatcaataacaacgaACTCGATCTGCCCGCCGGTGACCCCAACCGTGATCGCATGTTCAAGGTTCGACCTCTCCTTGACCTGgttcatttttcttttgctgccAGCTATGTGCCATTTCGCGAGCTGTCGATCGATGAGGCTATGGTCAAATTCAAAGGCCATAGCTACATGATCCAGTATATGCCAGCCAAGCCAGTCAAATGGGGTTTCAAGGTGTGGATGCTTGCTTGTCCCCGTACCGGATACTGCCTGAGTCTGGACCCCTACACCGGAAAGAAAGGCGGACAG ACTCGGGTTTCCAGAAGACCTCCGGAATGTGAAGTTGCGGGACAACGCAAGCGAAGCCCGGCAGTTTGGCAGACTGGTGGCAACATCATGGCAAGACAAGCGCACAGTCAACATCTTGTCAACATCATCGCAGCCAGAAATAACAACAATCAGACGGAGAGTGGTGATGTATCATGTCCGAAGAGTGTGATAGACTACAACAAGTTCATGGGCGGAGTTGACCTTTCTGATCAACTCGCCACTTACTATCCACTCGGAGGCAAGCATTACAAATACTGGAAATATTTGTTCTGGTTTATCATCAACAGAGCAATTTGTAATGCTTGGATCATGTACAAGATCGCCAACACACCACCTCCAAGGCATCGATATCGCCAAAAAGACTTCCGTCTTGATCTGTCAACTCAACTGGTGGCTGGTTTCACTGCTAGGAAAAGACCAGGCCCTCCAGCAGCACCAGTCCTACTTCCATCTTCGCTGGCTGCGGAAAACCTGCCTTGCCATGAGTGCGTGAGAATCGACACTGCCAGAGGAAAGAAGACCTGTGTCCTCTGTTCCAAACTTGGAAAGAAGACAGCCTCTGGCAGGGGTGTGCAAACATCATGGATGTCT CTGCCAACTTCGATCGATGAGAAAAAGTGTCAAGAAAAGGTCGTGGATTCTCCATCAGCAATatatcattag
- the LOC139129693 gene encoding uncharacterized protein: MGKPNLRQCSPHTSVKKVKQIKTSALTKDVMKLNNRLSDIMDNTVRNLKEKILVETSWASLCKATLAQVILFNRRREGEVSRMQLKTYEDYKDKNSVGEDDEVNQSLTPLEKSLCCQLTRIEIPGKWGRNVPVLLPPRLKDSVNLLCDMREEASVHPENPYVFARQYNSKECQRGDKCLRLYAHSCGASDPERLTSINLRKHVATVSQFMNLSNNELDVLAGFLGHDINVHRNYYRLPQATLQVCKISRLLMSLERGDTDVFRGKTLEEIETEVVIDDRDENEEEVPVVSQNTTVTQDDDRTGEVQQESLEEELREVIADQHNVGHSAEGYFLI, from the exons ATGGGAAAACCAAATCTCAGGCAGTGCAGTCCACACACTTCAGTCAAGAAGGTCAAACAAATCAAGACTTCTGCATTAACGAAAGATGTCATGAAGTTGAACAATAGGTTGAGTGACATAATGGACAACACCGTTAGGAATTTGAAAGAGAAGATATTAGTTGAAACATCATGGGCATCACTGTGTAAAGCTACATTGGCTCAAGTCATTTTATTTAATCGACGTCGGGAAGGAGAAGTTTCAAGAATGCAGTTGAAAACATATGAAGACTACAAAGACAAGAACAGCGTTGGAGAAGATGACGAAGTAAATCAGAGTCTCACACCTCTTGAAAAGTCACTATGTTGTCAACTGACAAGGATTGAAATTCCAGGAAAGTGGGGAAGAAATGTGCCAGTTTTATTGCCTCCAAGACTCAAAGACTCTGTAAATCTGCTCTGTGATATGAGAGAGGAGGCCAGTGTGCATCCTGAGAACCCGTATGTCTTTGCACGACAGTACAACTCAAAAGAATGCCAGCGCGGAGATAAGTGCCTCAGACTTTATGCTCATAGTTGTGGTGCATCAGATCCAGAAAGACTGACATCAATAAACCTCAGAAAGCATGTGGCGACAGTCTCACAGTTCATGAATCTGAGTAATAATGAACTTGATGTTCTCGCAGGTTTCCTTGGACACGATATTAATGTGCATCGAAACTACTATAGGCTACCCCAAGCAACACTGCAGGTATGCAAAATAAGTCGCCTATTGATGTCACTGGAAAGAGGAGACACTGATGTCTTCAGAGGCAAAACTCTTGAGGAAATAGAAACAGAGG TTGTGATAGATGATCGTGATGAAAATGAAGAGGAGGTGCCAGTGGTAAGCCAGAACACCACAGTGACTCAAGATGATGACAGAACAGGAGAGGTACAGCAGGAGAGTTTAGAAGAAGAGTTGAGAGAAGTGATAGCTGATCAGCATAACGTGGGTCACTCTGCAGAAGGAT ATTTCCTAATATAA